Proteins encoded together in one Bacteroides zoogleoformans window:
- a CDS encoding DUF3872 domain-containing protein gives MNILNNKNKRISIFKALALCLFAAVSLTLASCDDDMDIQQSYPFTVETMPVPNKVTKGQTVEIRCELKRTGDYANTLYTIRYFQFEGEGTLKMAGGITFLPNDRYLLENEKFRLYYTAEGDEAHNFIVVVEDNFKNSYELEFDFNNRNVKDDIQTVIPIGNYKPLPR, from the coding sequence ATGAACATACTGAACAACAAGAACAAGAGAATATCCATCTTCAAGGCGTTGGCACTCTGCCTGTTCGCCGCCGTGTCGCTCACGCTCGCATCGTGTGACGATGACATGGACATCCAGCAATCCTATCCGTTCACGGTGGAAACGATGCCCGTACCGAACAAGGTCACAAAGGGGCAGACGGTGGAAATCCGCTGTGAACTGAAAAGGACGGGCGATTACGCCAACACGCTCTACACCATCCGGTATTTCCAGTTCGAAGGGGAAGGCACGCTGAAAATGGCGGGCGGCATTACTTTTCTGCCCAATGACCGCTACCTGCTCGAAAACGAGAAGTTCCGGCTGTACTATACGGCTGAGGGCGACGAGGCGCACAACTTCATCGTGGTGGTGGAGGACAATTTCAAAAATTCCTACGAATTGGAATTTGACTTCAACAACCGGAACGTGAAGGACGA